From the genome of Streptacidiphilus rugosus AM-16, one region includes:
- a CDS encoding MarR family winged helix-turn-helix transcriptional regulator, whose amino-acid sequence MSRQDPTRGASTAIGSALYGLATRAVRRLPRDMSITSAATLATLHRTGPRRITDLAAIEGVTQPAMTVLVRVMEESGLVERRGEASDRRVTLVCLTEAGASYVRTRHQAGVEAFARLIDELADDEVEALVAALPALAHLAELESQYHEGPKR is encoded by the coding sequence ATGAGCCGTCAAGACCCCACCCGCGGCGCGTCCACTGCGATCGGGTCGGCCCTCTACGGGCTGGCCACCAGGGCCGTGAGGCGCCTTCCGCGCGACATGAGCATCACGTCCGCCGCCACCCTGGCCACCCTGCACAGGACCGGCCCGCGACGGATCACCGATCTGGCCGCGATCGAGGGTGTCACCCAGCCCGCGATGACCGTGCTGGTCCGGGTGATGGAGGAGTCGGGACTGGTCGAGAGGAGGGGTGAGGCGTCCGACCGGCGGGTCACGCTGGTGTGTCTGACCGAGGCCGGCGCGTCGTACGTCCGGACGCGGCACCAGGCGGGCGTCGAGGCGTTCGCGCGGCTGATCGACGAACTCGCCGACGACGAGGTCGAGGCCCTGGTGGCGGCGCTTCCGGCGCTGGCGCACCTGGCGGAGCTCGAAAGCCAGTACCACGAAGGGCCGAAGCGGTGA
- a CDS encoding TetR/AcrR family transcriptional regulator: MAGAAGNDVNDSAPVAARTPVGTARKPRVSAKGEQTRARLIAAARSLLAGADDVPFTTRNVAALAGVTHGMCHYHFKDRTDLIVAVIEDIRPEWVTPMEKAVAEPGDFTARADRVVDLLSHPEAADLARMHSALHWFSLTDERVRESLEAEYARWRACFVDLFRVLSTEREGGVDALTLGEALAAAADGLAAIQSLGSDVDARAIIRALVLGLATGADRLSDG; the protein is encoded by the coding sequence GTGGCTGGAGCAGCAGGCAACGACGTGAACGACAGCGCACCCGTGGCGGCCCGCACGCCGGTCGGCACGGCGCGGAAGCCCCGGGTGTCGGCCAAGGGCGAGCAGACCCGCGCCCGCCTGATCGCCGCCGCGCGCAGCCTGCTCGCCGGGGCCGACGACGTGCCCTTCACCACCAGGAACGTCGCCGCCCTGGCCGGGGTGACCCACGGGATGTGCCACTACCACTTCAAGGACCGCACCGACCTCATCGTCGCGGTGATCGAGGACATCCGCCCGGAGTGGGTCACCCCCATGGAGAAGGCCGTCGCCGAACCGGGCGACTTCACCGCCCGGGCCGATCGCGTCGTCGACCTGCTCTCCCACCCCGAGGCCGCCGACCTCGCCCGGATGCACTCCGCGCTGCACTGGTTCTCGCTGACCGACGAACGGGTGCGCGAATCCCTGGAAGCCGAGTACGCCCGCTGGCGCGCCTGCTTCGTCGACCTGTTCCGGGTGCTGTCCACCGAACGTGAGGGCGGGGTCGACGCACTCACCCTCGGCGAGGCGCTGGCCGCGGCCGCCGACGGTCTCGCCGCCATCCAGTCCCTCGGCTCCGACGTCGACGCCCGGGCCATCATCCGCGCCCTCGTCCTCGGCCTGGCCACCGGCGCCGACCGGCTCTCCGACGGCTGA
- a CDS encoding agmatine deiminase family protein — translation MHQPDLNRRSLLRAGAGVLTAAALAGCGSSGADNSAPSPSGAASEGGSPASSGYAMPAEWLEHERTFMAWPALSEVWGDQLGAVRQDIAAVARAIASYEPVVLMARPDQADQAQQQCGNDVEVIPLQVDDLWARDTGPTFVTGPAGLAGVDLNFNGWGGKQTHAADSRVAANLLSRYRIRRIQAPITGEGGAIEIDGEGTLMATESSLVNSNRNPGRSRDDIEAALMDLFGVDKVIWFRGVAGKDITDCHVDALARFVEPGVVALHRPGPDTPPDIWSAASDQALTVLRQATDAAGRSLRVVEITEPDFNKIQGTGNDFLATYLNYYVVNGAVIAPRFGDRAADDKAASTLRELHPGRDVVQVSINAVASGGGGIHCSTQQQPRLGAASPQASAS, via the coding sequence ATGCACCAGCCCGACCTGAACCGACGCAGCCTGCTCCGGGCCGGAGCGGGCGTGCTCACCGCGGCCGCCCTGGCGGGCTGCGGCTCCAGCGGTGCGGACAACAGCGCCCCGAGCCCTTCGGGCGCCGCCTCGGAAGGCGGAAGTCCCGCGTCGAGCGGTTACGCGATGCCCGCCGAATGGCTGGAGCACGAGCGCACCTTCATGGCCTGGCCCGCTCTCAGCGAGGTCTGGGGCGACCAGCTCGGCGCGGTGCGGCAGGACATCGCCGCCGTCGCCAGGGCCATCGCCTCGTACGAGCCGGTCGTGCTGATGGCCCGCCCCGACCAGGCGGACCAGGCCCAGCAGCAGTGCGGCAACGACGTCGAGGTCATTCCGCTGCAGGTCGACGACCTGTGGGCGCGCGACACGGGGCCGACCTTCGTCACCGGCCCGGCCGGGCTCGCCGGGGTGGACCTGAACTTCAACGGCTGGGGCGGCAAGCAGACCCACGCCGCCGACAGCCGGGTGGCCGCGAACCTGCTGAGCAGGTACCGGATCCGGCGCATCCAGGCGCCGATCACCGGGGAGGGCGGGGCCATCGAGATCGACGGCGAGGGCACCCTGATGGCCACGGAGAGCTCGCTGGTCAACAGCAACCGCAACCCCGGGCGCAGCCGCGACGACATCGAGGCCGCGCTGATGGACCTGTTCGGGGTGGACAAGGTCATCTGGTTCCGGGGAGTGGCCGGCAAGGACATCACCGACTGCCACGTCGACGCGCTCGCCCGCTTCGTCGAGCCCGGCGTCGTCGCGCTGCACCGGCCGGGCCCGGACACCCCGCCGGACATCTGGTCGGCCGCCTCGGACCAGGCCCTCACCGTGCTGCGGCAGGCCACCGACGCCGCCGGCCGCAGCCTGCGGGTCGTCGAGATCACCGAACCCGACTTCAACAAGATCCAGGGGACCGGCAACGACTTCCTGGCCACCTATCTCAACTACTACGTCGTGAACGGCGCCGTGATCGCGCCCCGTTTCGGCGACCGGGCGGCCGACGACAAGGCCGCCTCGACCCTGCGCGAGCTGCATCCCGGGCGCGACGTCGTCCAGGTCTCCATCAACGCCGTCGCCTCGGGCGGCGGCGGCATCCACTGCTCGACCCAGCAGCAGCCAAGGCTCGGGGCCGCCTCGCCGCAGGCATCCGCCTCATGA
- a CDS encoding DUF4436 family protein produces the protein MAGPRRRAGLRRLRHPIVLALLVALLCGAGVGLYLNERNSRQQVAVIGNPTANDWIELDVTSQGVDTSALELSLSVFAIPHGSLAEEPDSIVFTKDVEITTVSLTTTTFHTTPGEPAPLQVVTAGLNNGTPTDYPFDRYDVSAGWIATVNGHPVPLSLTFSDSDSFFVVKPTRSATAGQAARLDARASRSRGTFILAWFMMIAMWALALAVLAGAEVLARRRQGMVWPALGWMAATLFALVGLRNAAPGSPPIGSLIDYVAFFWAEGLIAASLALTAALGVRQERRSLAVDRATPPA, from the coding sequence GTGGCCGGACCGCGCCGCCGAGCCGGGCTGCGGAGGCTGCGGCACCCGATCGTCCTCGCGCTGCTGGTCGCGCTGCTCTGCGGCGCGGGCGTCGGGCTCTATCTCAACGAACGGAACAGCCGCCAGCAGGTCGCCGTCATCGGCAACCCGACCGCGAACGACTGGATCGAACTCGACGTCACCAGCCAGGGCGTGGACACCTCGGCGCTGGAGCTCTCCCTCTCCGTCTTCGCGATCCCGCACGGCTCGCTCGCCGAGGAGCCCGACTCGATCGTCTTCACCAAGGACGTGGAGATCACCACGGTCTCGCTGACCACCACGACCTTCCACACCACGCCCGGCGAGCCCGCGCCGCTCCAGGTGGTCACTGCGGGCCTCAACAACGGCACCCCGACCGACTACCCCTTCGACCGCTACGACGTCTCGGCCGGCTGGATCGCCACGGTGAACGGACACCCGGTGCCGCTCTCGCTGACCTTCAGCGACTCCGACTCGTTCTTCGTGGTCAAGCCCACCAGGAGCGCGACAGCCGGACAGGCCGCACGGCTCGACGCCCGGGCGAGCCGCTCGCGCGGCACCTTCATCCTGGCCTGGTTCATGATGATCGCGATGTGGGCGCTGGCCCTGGCCGTCCTGGCCGGGGCCGAGGTCCTGGCCCGCCGCCGTCAGGGCATGGTCTGGCCGGCGCTCGGATGGATGGCGGCCACCCTGTTCGCCCTCGTGGGCCTGCGCAACGCCGCTCCCGGCAGCCCGCCGATCGGCTCCCTGATCGACTACGTCGCCTTCTTCTGGGCCGAGGGCCTGATCGCCGCGAGCCTGGCCCTCACCGCCGCGCTGGGGGTCCGCCAGGAACGCCGATCCCTCGCGGTGGACCGGGCCACGCCGCCGGCCTGA
- a CDS encoding GH12 family glycosyl hydrolase domain-containing protein, which produces MFGSALRAVRRAGVSVAVLAASCLLPLASAGVAHADTTICDKFGSAAVSGGAYIVQNNEWGDSIQQCIDVANDGFTVTTGNHNVGTGGAPAAYPSIYAGCHYGNCSTGNGLPQQVSAFADPQSSVAFTTTSGSWDASYDIWFDTQPNPSGQNDGEELMIWANHSGPPAPFGSKVGTVSLEGATWDVWYGRQGSSPAWNTVSYVRQQPTDALTVDIKDFTNDSTARGYLQPAWYLTSVQFGFEPWQGGPGLAVNSFSYTANGSGSSSGGGGGAGGVSIVGQGSGRCLDDQNGSTADGAAVQLWDCYAGSGTWPNQRWTRSGGTFVNATSGKCLDVAGGATANGTQVRQWTCNGSGAQQWQVNANGTVTNPQSGRCLDADGQGTANGTLLQIWDCYGGGGTQANQVWTLR; this is translated from the coding sequence ATGTTCGGATCCGCCCTGCGCGCAGTCCGGCGAGCCGGTGTCTCGGTCGCGGTGCTCGCCGCGTCCTGCCTGCTGCCACTGGCGTCCGCCGGCGTGGCGCACGCCGACACGACGATCTGCGACAAGTTCGGCAGCGCCGCCGTGTCCGGTGGCGCGTACATCGTCCAGAACAACGAATGGGGTGACTCGATCCAGCAGTGCATCGACGTCGCCAACGACGGCTTCACGGTCACCACCGGGAACCACAACGTCGGCACCGGCGGCGCCCCGGCCGCCTATCCCTCGATCTACGCGGGCTGCCACTACGGCAACTGCTCCACCGGCAACGGCCTGCCGCAGCAGGTGTCCGCGTTCGCCGACCCGCAGTCCAGCGTGGCCTTCACGACCACCTCCGGCTCCTGGGACGCCTCCTACGACATCTGGTTCGACACCCAGCCCAACCCCTCCGGGCAGAACGACGGTGAGGAGCTGATGATCTGGGCCAACCACTCCGGCCCGCCCGCTCCGTTCGGCAGCAAGGTCGGCACCGTCTCGCTGGAGGGCGCCACCTGGGACGTCTGGTACGGACGCCAGGGCAGCAGCCCCGCCTGGAACACCGTCTCCTACGTGCGGCAGCAGCCGACCGACGCGCTGACGGTCGACATCAAGGACTTCACCAACGACTCGACCGCCCGCGGTTACCTCCAGCCGGCCTGGTACCTGACCAGCGTCCAGTTCGGCTTCGAGCCCTGGCAGGGCGGCCCCGGCCTGGCTGTCAACTCCTTCTCCTACACCGCCAACGGCAGCGGCAGCAGCAGCGGCGGTGGCGGCGGAGCGGGCGGCGTCAGCATCGTCGGCCAGGGCAGCGGGCGCTGCCTGGACGACCAGAACGGCAGCACGGCGGACGGCGCCGCCGTCCAGCTATGGGACTGTTACGCCGGTTCGGGCACGTGGCCCAACCAGCGGTGGACCCGCAGCGGCGGCACCTTCGTCAACGCCACCTCGGGCAAGTGCCTCGACGTCGCGGGCGGCGCGACGGCGAACGGGACCCAGGTGCGCCAGTGGACCTGCAACGGCTCGGGCGCCCAGCAGTGGCAGGTGAACGCCAACGGCACCGTCACCAACCCCCAGTCCGGGCGCTGCCTGGACGCGGACGGCCAGGGCACGGCGAACGGGACCCTGCTGCAGATCTGGGACTGCTACGGGGGCGGCGGCACCCAGGCCAACCAGGTCTGGACGCTGCGCTGA
- a CDS encoding MMPL family transporter, with translation MLAQGFGPGFNGPLFLVARTRSAADRAALDRLDHALAAVPGVAAVETGPGAPGAGPETEVTQVVPTTAPEDPATAALIDRLRGDVLPRYVRGTTLEVHVGGLTATFADFATVTAAELPWLLTTVVGFSFLLLVLAFRSLLVPALTAVLNLLSAAASFGVLTAFFQWGWGTDAFGLGSPSPIEGYLPELVLAVLFGLSMDYQVFLVSRMAEEWSHSRDNARAVLAGVTHTARVITAAALIMIAVFTAFVLTGQRSIAEFGVGLAAAVALDAFVLRTALVPAVMYLCGRANWWLPGWLDRRLPRLTVEPPPEEERPARAPGAALV, from the coding sequence ATGCTGGCCCAGGGCTTCGGACCCGGCTTCAACGGCCCGCTGTTCCTGGTGGCCCGAACGCGGTCCGCGGCCGACCGCGCCGCCCTGGACCGGCTCGACCACGCGCTGGCCGCGGTGCCCGGGGTGGCCGCGGTGGAGACGGGGCCGGGCGCGCCGGGTGCCGGGCCGGAGACCGAGGTGACCCAGGTCGTCCCCACCACCGCCCCCGAGGACCCGGCCACGGCCGCCCTGATCGACCGGCTGCGCGGCGACGTCCTGCCCCGGTACGTCCGCGGCACCACGCTGGAGGTCCACGTGGGCGGCCTGACGGCGACCTTCGCCGACTTCGCGACGGTGACCGCCGCCGAACTGCCCTGGCTGCTGACCACAGTCGTGGGGTTCAGCTTCCTGCTGCTGGTGCTCGCCTTCCGCAGCCTGCTCGTCCCCGCGCTCACGGCGGTGCTCAACCTGCTGTCGGCGGCGGCCTCGTTCGGCGTGCTCACCGCCTTCTTCCAGTGGGGTTGGGGAACCGACGCCTTCGGCCTCGGCTCGCCCAGCCCGATCGAGGGCTACCTGCCCGAGCTGGTGCTGGCGGTCCTCTTCGGCCTGTCCATGGACTACCAGGTGTTCCTGGTGAGCCGGATGGCCGAGGAGTGGTCGCACTCCCGCGACAACGCCCGCGCGGTGCTCGCCGGGGTGACCCACACCGCGCGGGTGATCACCGCCGCCGCGCTGATCATGATCGCGGTGTTCACCGCCTTCGTCCTCACCGGCCAGCGCAGCATCGCCGAGTTCGGCGTCGGGCTGGCCGCCGCCGTGGCGCTGGACGCCTTCGTGCTGCGGACGGCGCTGGTGCCCGCCGTCATGTACCTCTGCGGCCGGGCCAACTGGTGGCTGCCCGGTTGGCTGGACCGCCGCCTGCCGCGGCTGACGGTCGAACCACCCCCGGAGGAGGAGCGGCCCGCCCGGGCGCCGGGAGCGGCGCTGGTCTGA
- a CDS encoding class I SAM-dependent methyltransferase, whose translation MSKNLSGAPVSPPPPLSLSGPRFGVDAPGFVALTGAAGTASCLAAARWRRGRIPAALAGSVLLASTGVYLHTTLRGKLRFWAGELDRIGLKGDEELLDLGCGRGAVLVEAARRLPAGRAHGVDLWSGADQSGNRPEATLANAAAAGVADRVEVHTADMTELPFQDASFDVVTSAMAIHNIPAREARRRAVEEAMRVLRPGGRLLIADIWWAARDYAAHLGQGTLRPLGVGYWYGGPWLGVTLLHVVKEH comes from the coding sequence ATGTCGAAGAACCTCAGCGGCGCACCGGTGTCGCCACCCCCGCCCCTCTCGCTCTCCGGTCCCCGTTTCGGCGTCGACGCACCCGGATTCGTGGCCCTCACCGGCGCCGCCGGCACGGCCTCCTGCCTGGCCGCCGCTCGTTGGCGGCGCGGACGGATCCCCGCGGCGCTCGCGGGGAGTGTGCTGCTCGCCTCCACGGGCGTCTATCTGCACACCACCCTGCGCGGCAAACTCCGCTTCTGGGCCGGGGAGCTGGACCGGATCGGGCTGAAGGGCGACGAGGAGCTGCTGGATCTCGGCTGCGGTCGCGGCGCGGTGCTGGTCGAGGCGGCCAGGCGGCTTCCTGCCGGGCGCGCCCACGGCGTCGACCTCTGGTCCGGGGCGGACCAGAGCGGGAACCGCCCCGAGGCGACGCTGGCCAACGCCGCCGCGGCCGGGGTGGCCGACCGGGTGGAGGTGCACACCGCCGACATGACGGAGCTGCCCTTCCAGGACGCCTCCTTCGACGTCGTCACGAGTGCGATGGCCATCCACAACATCCCCGCCCGCGAGGCGCGCCGCCGCGCGGTGGAGGAGGCGATGCGGGTGCTGCGGCCGGGTGGCCGGCTGCTGATCGCGGACATCTGGTGGGCGGCCAGGGACTACGCCGCCCATCTCGGCCAGGGCACCCTGCGTCCGCTCGGGGTCGGGTACTGGTACGGCGGCCCGTGGCTCGGCGTCACCCTGCTGCACGTCGTCAAGGAGCACTGA
- a CDS encoding MFS transporter — protein sequence MFIALVVAAVGSLGTPLITSVATTFHVSLDSAQWTLTVALLSGAVATPVLGRLGAGPHRRATILATLAIVVVGSALTVLPLPFAGLLVGRAAQGVGLGLTALMMGVARDHLPEERSAATIALISVVSIIGAGVGYPLTALLAETGGVRAAYGFGLFVTAVALLTAWRSVPAAPEGRSAHVNLAGALVLAGGLFLVLFLAGRQSLWSRHLAVAVVLAVAAVFLLCVWTVSELRSRTPLVDVRAVRHPAVAGANIAMFVGGSGMYLLLTLITRYAQTPHSAGYGFGLTTFVAGLVLVPFSVLGFVAGRLTPRVRTLVDAPVLLAGSAVVVGGGFVLFAAARSNLAELLVAMGVLGFGVGSFSAAMPGVILAVTPQSETSSAMSFNYVVRSVGYSLGSAMGGLVLAAGTDTGRLFPNDHAYTTAALVGVAAMTVTALTAAALARHRPPRLTPAPATAAMPSPGRSSR from the coding sequence ATGTTCATCGCCCTGGTCGTGGCGGCGGTCGGCAGCCTCGGGACGCCGCTGATCACCAGCGTGGCGACCACGTTCCACGTGTCGCTCGACAGTGCGCAGTGGACGCTGACCGTCGCACTTCTCAGCGGCGCCGTCGCCACGCCCGTCCTGGGCCGGCTCGGAGCCGGCCCGCACCGGCGGGCCACGATCCTCGCCACGCTGGCGATCGTCGTCGTCGGCAGTGCGCTCACCGTGCTGCCGCTGCCGTTCGCGGGGTTGCTCGTCGGTCGCGCGGCCCAAGGCGTCGGGCTCGGTCTGACGGCGCTGATGATGGGCGTGGCCCGGGACCACCTTCCCGAGGAGCGCAGCGCGGCGACGATCGCCCTGATCTCGGTGGTCTCGATCATCGGCGCCGGCGTCGGCTACCCGCTCACCGCGCTGCTCGCCGAGACGGGCGGCGTGCGGGCGGCCTACGGATTCGGCCTGTTCGTCACCGCTGTCGCCCTCCTGACCGCCTGGCGTTCCGTACCCGCGGCTCCCGAAGGCCGATCCGCCCACGTGAACCTGGCGGGCGCGCTCGTCCTGGCGGGCGGGCTGTTCCTCGTCCTCTTCCTGGCCGGCCGGCAGAGCCTGTGGAGCCGTCACCTCGCCGTGGCGGTGGTCCTCGCCGTCGCCGCCGTGTTCCTGCTGTGCGTGTGGACCGTTTCCGAGCTGCGCAGCAGGACGCCCCTGGTCGATGTCCGCGCGGTACGGCACCCGGCGGTCGCCGGAGCGAACATCGCCATGTTCGTCGGCGGGAGCGGCATGTACCTCCTGCTGACGCTCATCACGCGGTACGCGCAGACGCCGCACAGCGCCGGCTACGGCTTCGGACTGACCACCTTCGTCGCCGGGCTGGTCCTGGTCCCGTTCTCGGTGCTGGGGTTCGTCGCCGGCAGGCTCACGCCCCGGGTCCGGACGCTGGTCGACGCACCCGTGCTCCTGGCCGGCAGCGCGGTCGTCGTCGGCGGCGGGTTCGTCCTCTTCGCCGCGGCCCGGTCGAACCTGGCCGAACTGCTCGTCGCGATGGGTGTGCTGGGCTTCGGCGTCGGCAGCTTCTCGGCCGCGATGCCCGGTGTCATCCTGGCCGTCACACCACAGAGCGAGACGTCGAGCGCGATGAGCTTCAACTACGTCGTCCGCAGCGTCGGGTACTCCCTGGGCAGCGCGATGGGCGGCCTGGTCCTGGCGGCCGGCACCGACACCGGTCGTCTCTTCCCGAACGACCACGCCTACACCACCGCAGCACTGGTCGGCGTCGCCGCGATGACGGTCACCGCCCTCACCGCCGCCGCCCTCGCCCGCCACCGCCCACCGAGGCTCACCCCCGCCCCGGCCACGGCCGCCATGCCGAGTCCGGGCCGGTCGAGCCGATGA
- a CDS encoding AraC family transcriptional regulator: protein MRSGGGGTGSTAMWDVARPQGPSPLAGVTMAGFRDRRVLPVDLRVIPHPTVMLALEFGSGSTCVEDADGRRHHGSLVCALGTGSRGTVRVRGEGFELVQVRLSPVVARAVLGVAPAELDSAVVTLDDLWGREASRLREQMDDASSWGERFALADAQLARRAAAGPAVDPEVAWVWRRMVLGCGLVRIEALADEVGWTRKRLWSRFQAQIGLPPKRAANLVRFDHAVHRLVAGDGAAGVAADSGYADQSHLHRDVVALSGATPATVAREPWLAVDEIAWPGSGHPRRA from the coding sequence ATGCGATCCGGCGGGGGCGGGACTGGCAGCACGGCCATGTGGGATGTCGCGCGTCCCCAGGGGCCGAGCCCACTGGCCGGGGTGACCATGGCCGGCTTCCGGGACCGGCGCGTGCTGCCGGTGGACCTCAGGGTGATCCCGCATCCCACCGTGATGCTGGCGTTGGAGTTCGGTTCCGGCTCGACCTGCGTGGAGGATGCCGACGGCCGGCGGCATCACGGCAGTCTGGTCTGCGCGCTCGGGACCGGGTCGCGAGGCACGGTCCGGGTGCGCGGTGAGGGATTCGAGCTCGTCCAGGTGCGGCTGTCCCCGGTCGTCGCCCGCGCGGTGCTGGGCGTCGCACCGGCCGAGCTGGACAGCGCCGTGGTGACGCTGGACGACCTCTGGGGCAGGGAGGCGTCCCGGCTGCGCGAACAGATGGACGACGCCTCTTCCTGGGGGGAGCGCTTCGCGCTGGCCGACGCGCAGCTCGCCCGACGTGCCGCGGCAGGACCAGCCGTGGACCCGGAGGTCGCCTGGGTCTGGCGCCGTATGGTGCTCGGCTGCGGCCTGGTCAGGATCGAAGCACTGGCCGACGAGGTCGGCTGGACCCGCAAGCGGCTGTGGTCCAGGTTCCAGGCACAGATCGGTCTGCCGCCCAAACGCGCGGCGAACCTGGTCCGGTTCGACCATGCCGTCCACCGGCTGGTGGCGGGTGACGGCGCGGCAGGAGTCGCGGCCGACAGCGGCTACGCCGACCAGTCCCACCTGCACCGGGACGTCGTGGCGCTCTCCGGGGCGACCCCGGCGACCGTGGCCAGGGAGCCCTGGCTGGCGGTCGACGAGATCGCCTGGCCGGGCAGCGGGCACCCTCGGCGAGCCTGA
- a CDS encoding DUF1330 domain-containing protein produces MAKGYWASVYPAVSDPETLTAYNELAGPAVRAAGGRVLSRGARVVAHEAGIAHRVVLIEFDSFEEAVAAYESEAYQKALAALPAGFERDLRIVEGVD; encoded by the coding sequence ATGGCCAAGGGCTACTGGGCCAGCGTCTACCCCGCCGTTTCCGACCCTGAGACGCTGACCGCCTACAACGAGCTGGCGGGCCCGGCGGTCCGGGCTGCGGGCGGGCGCGTCCTCTCCCGTGGCGCTCGAGTCGTCGCCCACGAGGCCGGAATCGCCCACCGTGTCGTTCTGATCGAGTTCGACAGCTTCGAAGAGGCGGTCGCGGCATACGAGAGCGAGGCGTACCAGAAGGCGCTGGCGGCCCTGCCCGCCGGCTTCGAGCGCGATCTGCGCATCGTCGAGGGCGTCGACTGA
- a CDS encoding HSP90 family protein translates to MTTPQPPGHTFQVDLRGLVDLLSHHLYSSPKVYLRELMQNAVDAITARRLLDPEAPARITIRTGVGGGIVVEDSGVGLTESDVHTFLATIGRSSKRSADGELDLSAARADFIGQFGIGLLACFVVADEITVVSRSAREAGAPAVEWRGRSDGTYSIRTLPAGTVAQPGTTVTLTPRAEGSEWLQHGQVVGLARHFGSLLRYQVEVVDRNGDLIRVNDTPPVWERPYGSPFARREALAAYGKSVFDFTPLDTIDLDIPLVGLKGVAFVLPTPAHPTKRSGNRVHLKGMLLSDQATELVPDWAFFVSCVVDTTGLRPTASREALYEDETLGAVRDAIGERIRQWLTGLAASDLSLLRRFLDVHHLAVKALARYDDQLLRLLLPWLPFETTDGTVSLDEFARAHPVVLVTQSVEEFRQVAPIAAAAGLGVVNGGYVYDRELVHQLPQVRPGVTVADLDPETVSAHLDSVDPAAELAAAPFLARARKVVDRFDTDVVLRSFQPVGVPAMLVDNREARHERRRSELSAGADELWAGILGSLSSSAPRAQLIVNHLNPLIRKLAELAGTSHTELSETAIEALYGQALLLSRRPLRPSDHALLNRSFLGLIDFAAQAAIGGGNTNDSGHNNGSGDGRAQS, encoded by the coding sequence GTGACCACACCCCAGCCGCCGGGCCACACCTTCCAGGTCGACCTGCGCGGTCTCGTCGACCTGTTGTCGCACCATCTCTACTCCTCGCCGAAGGTCTACCTCCGGGAGCTCATGCAGAACGCCGTCGACGCGATCACCGCGCGGCGGCTGCTCGACCCCGAGGCTCCGGCGCGGATCACCATCCGTACCGGCGTCGGCGGCGGCATCGTCGTCGAGGACTCCGGCGTCGGGCTCACCGAATCGGACGTCCACACCTTCCTGGCCACCATCGGCCGTTCCTCCAAGCGCAGCGCCGACGGGGAACTCGACCTCTCCGCCGCCCGCGCCGACTTCATCGGGCAGTTCGGCATCGGCCTGCTGGCCTGCTTCGTCGTCGCGGACGAGATCACGGTCGTCTCGCGCAGCGCGCGGGAGGCGGGCGCGCCCGCCGTCGAGTGGCGTGGCCGCAGCGACGGCACGTACAGCATCCGCACCCTGCCCGCCGGCACCGTGGCGCAGCCCGGCACCACCGTCACGCTGACCCCGCGCGCCGAGGGCAGCGAGTGGCTGCAGCACGGCCAGGTGGTGGGCCTGGCCCGGCACTTCGGCTCCCTGCTGCGGTACCAGGTCGAGGTGGTCGACCGGAACGGCGACCTGATCCGGGTCAACGACACGCCGCCGGTGTGGGAGCGGCCGTACGGATCGCCCTTCGCCCGCCGCGAGGCCTTGGCCGCGTACGGCAAGTCCGTCTTCGACTTCACCCCGCTCGACACCATCGACCTGGACATCCCGCTGGTCGGGCTCAAGGGCGTGGCCTTCGTGCTGCCGACGCCCGCGCACCCGACCAAGCGGTCCGGCAACCGGGTGCACCTCAAGGGGATGCTCCTGTCCGACCAGGCGACGGAACTGGTCCCCGACTGGGCCTTCTTCGTCTCCTGCGTGGTCGACACCACCGGTCTGCGCCCGACCGCCTCACGCGAGGCGCTGTACGAGGACGAGACCCTGGGCGCGGTCAGGGACGCCATCGGCGAGCGGATCCGGCAGTGGCTGACCGGACTCGCGGCCTCGGACCTCTCCCTGCTGCGCCGCTTCCTCGACGTTCACCACCTCGCGGTGAAGGCGCTGGCCCGCTACGACGACCAACTGCTCCGACTGCTGCTGCCGTGGCTGCCGTTCGAGACCACGGACGGCACCGTCAGCCTGGACGAGTTCGCCCGCGCGCACCCCGTGGTGCTGGTCACGCAGTCGGTCGAGGAGTTCCGGCAGGTCGCTCCCATCGCCGCTGCCGCCGGGCTCGGTGTGGTCAACGGCGGCTACGTGTACGACCGGGAGCTGGTGCACCAACTCCCGCAGGTCCGGCCCGGCGTGACGGTCGCGGACCTGGACCCTGAGACCGTCAGCGCGCATCTCGACAGCGTCGACCCGGCGGCGGAGCTTGCGGCCGCACCGTTCCTGGCCCGTGCCCGCAAGGTCGTGGACCGCTTCGACACCGACGTGGTGCTGCGCTCCTTCCAGCCGGTGGGGGTGCCGGCGATGCTCGTGGACAACCGCGAGGCCAGGCACGAGCGCCGGCGCAGCGAGCTGTCCGCGGGGGCGGACGAACTGTGGGCCGGGATCCTCGGGTCGCTCAGCTCGTCCGCGCCGCGTGCCCAACTGATCGTCAACCACCTCAATCCGCTGATCCGCAAGCTCGCGGAACTCGCGGGGACGTCCCACACGGAGCTGTCGGAGACGGCGATCGAAGCGCTCTACGGGCAGGCCCTGCTGCTCTCCCGGCGACCGCTGCGGCCGTCGGACCACGCGCTGCTCAACCGGTCCTTCCTGGGCCTGATCGACTTCGCGGCCCAGGCGGCGATCGGCGGCGGGAACACCAACGACAGCGGACACAACAACGGCAGCGGAGACGGGAGGGCACAGTCATGA